The genomic window tctgttgCAGGCCCTCGCTTGGATTCACGCCGTCTGCCCCTGCGCCAGAAAGAAACCGCGTGagctgcgacagcgcgttGCTTGTCTCTGCGAAACCTCAGGCCGCCTGGCCTCCTTTCCGGCGGCCTGCTTCCGTTGGCGGAGGCcctctggctgcggcgccgcagcgtcgaggCCCTGGAGATGGACTGCGTGAGTCTCTGGAGCAtccacgcggcgcccgagctGGTGTTTGAAAAAGTGGGCGCCTCTTGGTTGGGCAGCGATCGGGGGCGGAGGAACTCACTCAGCGCGCGCCAGGCTTTTCTTCGGCCGACTATTttgggcgaggcgagagaatACATTCTCTGCAAGTTGCTTGTGTCtatcgctgcgcgcgtcggcaTCTCGACGCCGAGTTCTCGGCAGAGTTTGATGAACCGGAAAATGTGTGAATTGAACACCACTTTGCGCGCGGTCACGTACTGGCCCATGAGGACGGCCTCAAATACGTTGTAGAAGAAACAGCACAGCGtcacgacggcgaagaagatgTAGACTGAGATGATGTAGACgttgccgcggctcgcgagcgcgacgtTAGAGGAGACTGCACTGCCTGGCGCGCTTGGAAAGCGACCCATATACACGCTATACAACTCCCGCATCGTCACATGCCAGCTTTCTCCAGTCAGCAAACCAAAGACAAGGAGCAGCGCTTGCCAGATCGATTCGAAGTTGCAGTACTTCGTTACAGTGAGCGGCCAGCCGTAGCTGCCGTAGTTGGggtcgaagaagagggcaaAGCCGAATGTGGCGAAGACGTAATTCGGGAATTTAGATGGAATATGCCCCATGATCTGCGAGAGTAATCTCGCGCGGTATCGCAGCCAAAGCAGCGATCAACTGCATGGTAGGCCTTTCTAAAAATCAGCTTGCAGCTGCATCGCCACTGCTGCTCGGCGGGTTCTACAACCCCGACAATATCGGGGACGAGTTTAATGCTCACCCTtcgtccttcctcctcgtgccCGCTTGCCCGAATGCGCCCATTCTCACAGCCGGCAGGGCTACCCGGCCTCGCGATCAGAGGCTCCATATTGCCTCTACCGCTTCCCGTCGCCTCCTACGTTGCTACAGCCATGCTATCAGGACTCCAACGTCTGGGCCAATTGACAGTACGGCCGTTTTCAGACCCCCCACTGGCGGGTCTTGCTGTGCAAACGAGCGACTACCTATTGCCAGCAGTGTCTTGTCGACCAAGGGTGACGAAAAAGCGGGAGGAAGTTGCTTGACGCTGCCTGCTGATTTACGCTTTGAGACATGAACAAAATGAATGCGTCGCTCCACGTTTGGTGCTTGCCTTGCTGGGGCATTGC from Besnoitia besnoiti strain Bb-Ger1 chromosome Unknown contig00022, whole genome shotgun sequence includes these protein-coding regions:
- a CDS encoding transporter, cation channel family protein (encoded by transcript BESB_042470), with protein sequence MGHIPSKFPNYVFATFGFALFFDPNYGSYGWPLTVTKYCNFESIWQALLLVFGLLTGESWHVTMRELYSVYMGRFPSAPGSAVSSNVALASRGNVYIISVYIFFAVVTLCCFFYNVFEAVLMGQYVTARKVVFNSHIFRFIKLCRELGVEMPTRAAIDTSNLQRMYSLASPKIVGRRKAWRALSEFLRPRSLPNQEAPTFSNTSSGAAWMLQRLTQSISRASTLRRRSQRASANGSRPPERRPGGLRFRRDKQRAVAAHAVSFWRRGRRRESKRGPATESERPSPGQTRPSDATGGVLSGDCCQAQPTALRYPAGGLCGRQRNHGADDVEGLWAVNPGSDTHLASTRPDDAALSVHSATDAAGDGAVDGPEGPLSLGESVCYLFTLTLICCYDAVARLVSSPFKWLNERIVSYDIDRPDAIVDFIRFILMEEGLEDASTASALPAPGVRRKREQSSVGGGISAASRLPPRASPFCGAGLWLRFSGA